In one window of Henckelia pumila isolate YLH828 chromosome 1, ASM3356847v2, whole genome shotgun sequence DNA:
- the LOC140876493 gene encoding uncharacterized protein has product MGSCISKCKRKKKFKEDCSCSHVHDKLVISQDHPKSSIPSNPTPPAMLKPIVTPSQSSSFSCSNNSKSFATMASSISSSSSSSCNSSSVLIGAKDRSFSNEFLWSCVKENPHIIGVKQSLENPKRTPLRNLEHSIEFSPFVTRTKHSVQENLTAPTPKKRARANSPTLVRQKSFRKEQNRGLRSPSPSRKFIGENDRISILADANSCKGPIFPKASATNNSLSYGLKKESFRPPAASPNRDFAIKRDVSVRKMDAFSQQASKKIGGDHVAGEDIQSRQGLDIVMEEDINNPLIALDCFIFL; this is encoded by the coding sequence ATGGGTTCTTGCATTAGCAAATGCAAGAGAAAGAAAAAATTCAAGGAAGATTGCAGCTGCAGCCATGTTCATGACAAGCTTGTCATCTCCCAAGATCATCCCAAATCTTCAATCCCAAGTAACCCAACACCACCAGCAATGTTAAAGCCCATAGTCACACCATCACAATCTTCTTCATTTTCTTGTTcaaacaatagcaaatcatttGCTACTATGGCTTCATCaatatcatcatcttcatcgtctTCGTGTAATTCTTCTTCGGTTTTGATCGGAGCTAAAGATCGGTCCTTTTCGAACGAGTTCTTGTGGTCTTGTGTCAAGGAGAATCCACATATTATAGGAGTGAAGCAAAGCCTTGAAAATCCAAAGAGAACCCCACTCCGAAATCTCGAGCATTCGATAGAATTCTCACCATTTGTCACCAGAACGAAGCATTCGGTTCAAGAAAACCTTACCGCTCCCACTCCTAAGAAAAGAGCTCGTGCAAATTCACCAACTCTGGTTCGGCAAAAGAGCTTCAGGAAAGAACAGAACAGAGGGCTCAGGTCGCCTTCTCCGAGTCGAAAATTCATAGGAGAAAACGACAGAATTAGCATTTTGGCAGATGCAAACTCGTGCAAAGGCCCCATTTTCCCCAAGGCTAGTGCCACTAATAATTCTTTATCATATGGTCTGAAAAAGGAAAGTTTTCGGCCTCCAGCCGCAAGTCCAAACCGCGATTTCGCGATCAAGCGCGATGTTTCTGTCCGGAAAATGGATGCTTTTTCTCAGCAGGCTAGTAAAAAGATTGGCGGAGATCATGTTGCTGGAGAAGATATTCAAAGCAGGCAAGGTTTGGATATTGTGATGGAGGAGGATATAAACAATCCACTTATTGCTTTagattgttttatttttttgtga